From one Sulfurovum sp. UBA12169 genomic stretch:
- the ccoS gene encoding cbb3-type cytochrome oxidase assembly protein CcoS has product MSENIMILMLSVSTFLGALGLIALLWGVKTGQFDDQSKFLDAARYDNEEDLRDAAMIEEKKKAREKQKKEKGMPAD; this is encoded by the coding sequence ATGTCTGAAAATATTATGATCTTAATGCTGAGTGTTTCTACATTTTTAGGGGCATTGGGTCTCATCGCACTGCTTTGGGGTGTTAAAACCGGTCAGTTTGACGACCAATCCAAATTTCTCGATGCGGCACGCTATGACAACGAAGAAGATCTGCGGGACGCAGCGATGATAGAAGAAAAAAAGAAAGCCCGCGAAAAACAAAAGAAAGAAAAAGGTATGCCGGCAGATTAA